In a genomic window of Bradyrhizobium sp. LLZ17:
- a CDS encoding HAD-IA family hydrolase, protein MTSPYTLVFDLDGTLVDTAPDLITALNYVLDREGLPPVPMASARNMIGAGARKLIERGLEAEGRMVSIAEMNRMTADFIGYYADNIAVESRPFEGLEAALEVFAAQGHRLAVCTNKLEWLSKRLLDQLDLSRRFAAICGADTFGVQKPDPTIFRETVARAGGEVKASIMVGDAGPDIGVARRAGVPVIGVSFGYTDVPIAELKPDRLIHHMRDLPAAASSLMTV, encoded by the coding sequence ATGACCTCCCCCTACACCCTCGTCTTCGATCTCGACGGCACGCTCGTGGATACGGCGCCCGACCTCATCACCGCGCTGAATTATGTGCTCGACCGCGAAGGCCTGCCGCCGGTGCCGATGGCCTCGGCCCGCAACATGATCGGTGCCGGCGCCCGCAAGCTGATCGAGCGGGGGCTGGAGGCCGAGGGACGCATGGTCAGCATTGCGGAGATGAACCGGATGACGGCGGATTTCATCGGCTATTATGCCGACAATATCGCCGTGGAATCCCGGCCGTTCGAGGGGCTCGAGGCAGCGCTCGAGGTTTTTGCGGCGCAGGGCCATCGGCTGGCGGTCTGCACCAACAAGCTGGAATGGCTGTCGAAGCGGCTCTTGGACCAGCTCGACCTGAGCCGCCGGTTCGCGGCGATCTGCGGTGCGGATACCTTTGGGGTCCAGAAGCCCGATCCGACCATTTTCCGCGAGACCGTGGCCCGGGCCGGCGGCGAGGTTAAGGCCAGCATCATGGTCGGGGATGCCGGACCCGATATCGGGGTCGCCCGGCGCGCCGGGGTACCCGTGATCGGGGTCAGCTTTGGCTATACGGACGTGCCGATCGCCGAACTCAAACCGGACCGGCTGATCCATCACATGCGCGACCTGCCGGCCGCCGCAAGCAGCCTGATGACGGTTTAA